In Micromonospora sp. WMMD980, the following are encoded in one genomic region:
- a CDS encoding DUF6104 family protein, whose product MYFTDRGIEELVERRGDEQVSLEWLGERLRDFVDLNPDFETPVERFATWLARLDDPDDE is encoded by the coding sequence GTGTACTTCACCGACCGTGGCATCGAGGAGCTCGTCGAGCGCCGGGGCGACGAGCAGGTCAGCCTGGAGTGGCTGGGTGAGCGCCTGCGCGACTTCGTCGACCTGAACCCGGATTTCGAGACCCCGGTCGAGCGGTTCGCCACCTGGCTGGCCCGCCTCGACGACCCCGACGATGAGTGA